A genomic stretch from Nitrososphaerales archaeon includes:
- a CDS encoding winged helix-turn-helix domain-containing protein, with amino-acid sequence MKSALPYRKKRQKEEIVASILDAARAGATKTRIMYVSFSSFSQLERYLDMALEKGLLGLDPVTKKYLVTSRGLEYLKHFEDVRNIENNVVEKRKLLSQFLDGKG; translated from the coding sequence ATGAAGTCTGCTTTGCCATACAGGAAAAAACGTCAGAAGGAGGAGATCGTTGCATCTATCTTAGATGCTGCTAGGGCTGGTGCTACCAAGACTCGAATAATGTATGTAAGTTTCTCCAGTTTCAGTCAGCTTGAAAGGTATCTAGATATGGCTCTTGAAAAAGGGTTGCTGGGTCTTGATCCTGTGACCAAGAAATATCTGGTTACAAGCAGGGGCTTGGAATATCTAAAGCATTTTGAAGATGTAAGGAATATAGAGAACAATGTCGTTGAGAAAAGAAAACTTCTCTCCCAATTTCTGGATGGAAAGGGCTAA